Proteins co-encoded in one Malus domestica chromosome 09, GDT2T_hap1 genomic window:
- the LOC139187775 gene encoding nuclear polyadenylated RNA-binding protein 3-like — protein MQTSIGGGIPCSEEPTKEHSNINKKECNVIPYPQQNNESSKNKEKKTTGRKRKRTEVGAEEDQSITITEAQSQFDQLYQEEFMKFDASYQKDFIGIDNTLGVEDFEKFKRRASMDQKRYLVLSHMMIYALDNLHTDSIVMNQTTGALNRNIEKLLQERLEDKQKISSMNTEMIQLQLNNTAASMKVNKLLDEIGSLKKKLLENQAIVPDLNASTKKDPEEDEPPKEDPDNDDQVEEHTHDKDTATEDLVQENATENDVAMEDPKQRHAIDHDPDENEEDQAEKDQEHEGKDTATEKGTSRVQQDVQMQTPTIKDGEKQGKETAKKKTRTLVKNIRKRDDRKPNVDPHYDYIPIQRKQKKAKYIYAVSDNESPSIFQSESQPLEPIIEKGKEEPKVESPLNPIAKEIANKPAKKAAKKPVKQKLHKRYHLPASTRAYKLLEDETKEKFKEYYRQEKISNDMEIDKSKSDQEHIDKTLKTVLQDNVDKVGKVFIFIKHYFHFSLRDKIEAFYKDFKGDSNLTIDIERCLTCAQQKDDS, from the exons ATGCAAACTAGT ATTGGTGGAGGTATTCCTTGTTCTGAAGAACCAACAAAGGAGCATTCCAACATCAACAAAAAAGAATGTAATGTCATTCCTTATCCTCAACAAAATAATGAGTCTTCCAAGAACAAGGAAAAGAAGACAACgggaaggaaaaggaagagaacTGAAGTTGGAGctgaagaagatcaaagcatCACCATCACTGAAGCTCAGTCACAGTTTGATCAACTGTACCAAGAagaattcatgaaatttgatgcAAGTTATCAAAAGGACTTCATCGGGATTGATAACACATTAGGTGTGGAAGATTTTGAAAAGTTTAAAAGACGTGCGAGCATGGATCAAAAGAGGTATCTAGTCCTCAGTCACATGATGATATATGCACTCGACAACCTACACACAGATTCAATTGTAATGAATCAAACAACTGGAGCCCTTAATAGAAACATTGAAAAGCTTCTGCAAGAACGACTTGAGGACAAGCAGAAGATTAGTTCAATGAACACAGAAATGATACAGTTGCAATTAAATAACACAGCAGCTTCTATGAAAGTAAATAAACTTCTGGATGAAATTGGAAGTTTGAAGAAGAAGCTACTGGAAAATCAAGCAATAGTACCAGATCTAAATGCTTCAACCAAGAAAGATCCAGAGGAGGATGAACCACCTAAAGAAGATCCAGATAATGATGATCAAGTTGAAGAGCATACACATGATAAGGATACTGCTACTGAGGATCTAGTTCAAGAGAATGCAACTGAAAATGATGTGGCTATGGAGGATCCAAAACAAAGGCATGCAATTGATCATGATCCAGATGAAAATGAGGAGGATCAAGCTGAGAAGGATCAAGAACATGAAGGAAAAGACACTGCCACTGAAAAAGGAACCTCCAGAGTTCAACAAGATGTTCAAATGCAGACTCCAACTATCAAGGATGGTGAAAAGCAAGGAAAAGAGACTGCCAAAAAGAAGACGAGAACACTGGTAAAAAATATTCGAAAGAGGGATGATCGTAAACCAAATGTCGATCCACATTATGATTATATCCCCATccagagaaaacaaaagaaggcAAAATACATATATGCTGTGAGTGACAATGAAAGCCCTTCAATTTTTCAATCAGAAAGCCAACCATTGGAACCAATAATTGAGAAAGGAAAGGAGGAGCCCAAGGTTGAATCACCCTTGAATCCAATTGCTAAAGAAATAGCAAACAAACCTGCAAAGAAGGCTGCAAAGAAACCTGTAAAGCAAAAGCTTCACAAACGGTATCATCTACCTGCATCAACAAGGGCGTACAAGTTACTTGAAGAtgagacaaaagaaaaattcaaggaATATTACAGACAAGAGAAAAT ttca AATGATATGGAGATTGATAAAAGCAAGAGTGATCAGGAGCACATTGACAAAACATTGAAGACAGTCTTACAAGATAATGTGGATAAAGTAGGAAAGGTCTTCATATTCATCAAGCATTACTTTCACTTCAGCTTG AGAGACAAAATAGAAGCATTTTACAAAGATTTCAAAGGAGACAGCAATCTCACAATAGATATTGAAAGATGCTTAACTTGCGCCCAACAAAAGGATGACTCGTAA